DNA sequence from the Vibrio ishigakensis genome:
ATATCGTAGAAGAACAGTCTCATGTATTAGTGGAAATGGTTCACAGTGGGGAGATAGACACAGCCGTGTTGGCGATGCCCTATCCTTGCGACGGATTGCTGACCCTTGAGTTCTGGCAAGAAGATTTCTACTGGATTGCCTTAGATGGGGAGGCAAACACCAAACAGACTGAGATCACCTCACAGCAACTGCAAGAGACCAACCTGATGCTGTTAAAAGACGGTCACTGCCTTAAAGACCACATCCTAGACGCTTGCCGTTTCTCCGATGACACTAACAACCAAGAGTACAGAGCCACCAGCTTGAATACTCTGATACAGATGGTTATGAGTGGTTTGGGCACTACCTTAGTGCCGGAAATGGCGATAAAACAACTGGTTACCCACTACCCTGTCCTATCCGCTATCCACTTAAATGAGCCCAGCCCGCATCGTCGTATCGCTTTGGCATTCAGGCCGAATTATGTTGATATCACCACACTACAACTGCTAGCTAAGATATCGAAACAGTCTTTGATGGAACACTGACCTGACTCTTTGTCGGTGC
Encoded proteins:
- a CDS encoding hydrogen peroxide-inducible genes activator, with translation MLSLKQLSYALAVSRTLHFRKAAETCHVRQSTLSTGISELEKQLGIKIFERDNKKVLITPLGREVLDKASIIMSQLDELVRLDNSKGKPFCFPLSVGMIPTIAPYLLPKLLPVLKQEYPDSNIDIVEEQSHVLVEMVHSGEIDTAVLAMPYPCDGLLTLEFWQEDFYWIALDGEANTKQTEITSQQLQETNLMLLKDGHCLKDHILDACRFSDDTNNQEYRATSLNTLIQMVMSGLGTTLVPEMAIKQLVTHYPVLSAIHLNEPSPHRRIALAFRPNYVDITTLQLLAKISKQSLMEH